tcAATGCCATAAAATATAGAAGATTTTCAACTCTATATTTTCAAAGCCCATCACTGAAGGGGAATTCTCTTAGCATGTCAGGCAATTTGATGACCAGCATCAGACAATTATAAACATATTGGTTGCAGACATAGAGCAAAATAAGAATTATTAGAGTTAGTGAATTTTAGGAAATAATTCTTCTATTATATAGATTTTCCTATTATATAGTTAATAGCAAAAATTCTTTCCTATTATATAGATTTTCACTTTCCCTTTGTCTGGAATCAAACATACTTGGAGCATATTTTGGATTGTGATTGAGagatagagtttttaagtcaaaaagtacgttttggccatttttaaagtgaaaaaaaaaaaaaaaaattacttttaaattttttttatcaaatatgtCAGCTTTTGTTTAGCACaattttttaagtactaaaagtactttttaataACTCTctaacacaattccaaacatactCTTATTATGATAGCTTCTTTCCTTCTCATTAgcatcatttactttttttgcGAATTCCTGGGGGAGGAATATCTGCCATTAACTACTAAACAAGGAATGGTTCCAACTCCAAGTTTCATCAAACAAGGCATTGATTAGTAAGCATTTGAGAGCAAGCATTTGCTTCAGTAATTGACCTCAaagtcctcaagaggtagcttaatttAGCTCTGGACCACGCCTTAttaagcggaggttactagttcgaatcccccctttctcttcccttatgtggacatgtcaaaaaaaagtaattgacctcaaaagaaaaagtaacaCTATCCAAATGTCATTCACACTATTAAAATGTCATCGACATAAACATCTCAAAAAGTGTATCAATATCTCAAAAAAAATGTATCAATTAGAATTTAAGAGATAGTGGCCTTAATCCGGAGCGCGCATCAAGATTTAAGAACCCTATTCCACTCAGAGACATGGGTAGCTCAGTTGCAGGGATCTTATGCTTGAGGAAATTCAGATGGACTAAATTTGTTGTTTATTCTAAATTACTCAAagtgatttgatttgtatttatttgtttccttatttggtttgaaaattaataaaactttACCTATTAATATTTGCATATCAAAGAAATcctatttgatttaaaattgatgGGGGGGTACTGTTAGCATGAAAACCTCCAATGATTGAGTTAGCAAGAGTGAAAAGGTTAATTGCTTTCGAAGTGGGAGCTAAAATGTTACTAGTGAGAATGATTGTATGATTGTACTTGAAATAATCACATGTCTTCTTGTTATACGAGGTTTCCACTAACAGGGTATAACCTTTGGTTAGGTGTCGTTCGCTACTATGACTTACTAGAAAGTTGTCATCgtgactttttttattattcgtGACTTGATATTGCTATAATTAGTCCCGATTTTACGGTACATgcaaaagaaatactaaaataCCCTGATAAGCTACTTAACTcaagaggaaaaggaaaaatccaataacatttacttttttctaatcaaaaacCAAATTATCTCAAAGAAAAAGTCTATATATCCCACAAAAATCGTAACAAACTTTGAATTGAATGATAAGTCTCATCAAAAGCAGCTCCTGGCTCCTGATCCAGAGGCCAAAATTAATGCCCAACAAGCATACACGTGCAGATCGAGCAATGCATCGGCTTGAAAatcctataaattaaaattttcctcACATTCATTGTGAGCAGCATCCATCACCCAATTAAGTTTAACTTAGTGTTTCACAACTCAAACGGTTGCTTTGTGAGTTTCTTTTTGTTCCAAACAGAGACTAATTAAGATGGACCAATCCCAGAATGCGAGTTACCAAGCTGGACAGACCAAGGGCCAAGCTGAGGTGAGTTGTACGtacatgcatcatgcatgcatgtatcaTACATCTAAGACAGATGGATCCATTCATGTATGAACATATATGACGTTGATATGCATGTTTTGAATTCCAGGAAAAGGCAAGCGGCATGATGGACAAGGCAGGCAATGCTGCCCAAGGTGCCAAGCAATCATGCCAAGAGGTTCAACAATCAATGTTTTTACTAATTAAGGCTCCTTTTGTTTCTGCATATAATggtttttggaaaaataatagtcaaaccgaaaatatttttgatttgactaaaaaagcttatttaattaattgtattaaCACAACCTGCTTCCATGTTTAAGCCTCGTTTTGTTGATAATTGCTTACATTACATATGGAGTTCTATTTGCAGAGTGGTGAGCAGATGAAGTCCAAGGCGCAAGGGGCTGTTGATGCCGTAAAGAGTACACTTGGTGCAAACAAATGAAACTAATGAAGCTCATCGTAGGAGAACCAAAAATCCTCTTTCTTTATCATCGATCAATCACCGTTGAAGACCCAAGATTTTcctcaaaataaattttgtttgaatttttgtttttcactttctTAAATTCTTGCTCTGATTGATCTGATTGTGATCAATTTGTCATTTGAATCAATTAAGTGAGCTCTTTtacagagttttttttttacccatgCATTCGGAGATGGTCATGCACAAGCAGCACAATGAAAACTGAGAAGGATCAGATATTTATGGCAAAAGAGCATGCAGAATAATTAGGTTGATACTATGTGGAATGAGTAATTTGCCAATCGTCTAATAATGCAAGATATAATATGGGAAGAACACTTTTTCTGTTGAAGCAAAAGCCCATCACTGAGGGAATTCTCTTAACATGTCAGGCAATTTGGTGGCTAGCATCAGACACTTAgtaaaatttaatgaattttaggaAATAATATATCTTCTATTGTAAGTATGTctgattctctcaatttttttgaaatatgagattcttagattttaaaatgtgagTTTTCCATTACATCTAACAGTCCAAATAAATGTAGAAGTTTGTGTGTTACTGAGacaagtaattttatttttgaacatGCCAAATCCACTTGCCTGTAATACACAAACCTCTACATTTGTTTGGACTGTTAGATGTAATGAATgactcatattttaaaatttgagaatctcatattttaaaaaatttgaggggatccGAATCCTTTTCATCCCATCAACATTGTTCACGCAccatttccttaaaaaaatcaacatcaaaatatttttactttttaactttttatatcatattattcactttttattactattcaaattaaaaaaaaaaaaaaaaagtactacaaaacaaaaccttttcacatttccatacaaaaaattcaaaactttataccacatcaatcattttctgCTATAATAACGAAGGCAAAAAAGCTTTGCCAAACAAGGTCGAcaattacaacttttactattcaTTCCTACAAAATTGACTCAATAATTTAAATCCTACGTATCAAAGGCGGAACtagcatttggagtttggggggacaaaattaaaaactttagGGGTAAATGGAGTTTGggggggcaaaattaaaaaatttaggggtgaaattttaaggacttttttaaaaaaaatttggggactACATGGCCCCTTGCTACTTATCATGTAagtcaattaataattaataaaaatttaattagtgtTAGTATGGTAGAACCACGTTGATTATTATGTCAATTtgtaaccttaaaaaaaaaaaagggtggtcAAGCTACTTCCAAGCTAGCCAAATCAACCACCCCCATCTGATCACATAGGGGGTGGTTTCC
This window of the Corylus avellana chromosome ca5, CavTom2PMs-1.0 genome carries:
- the LOC132182988 gene encoding stress-induced protein KIN1-like → MDQSQNASYQAGQTKGQAEEKASGMMDKAGNAAQGAKQSCQESGEQMKSKAQGAVDAVKSTLGANK